Within the Gracilinema caldarium DSM 7334 genome, the region CCCGACGGGGAAGAGTACTTTGCCCTGGCCCTCTTCTTTGCCTCCCACCGCTGGGGGGACCGGGACGCGCCCTTTAATTATAGTGAGCAGGCTCGTCAGATTCTGTTTCACTGTATCCACAAGGGAGAACATGAACCGGGGAATCCCATGTGGAACCCTGCGAATTACCTCATCAAATTTATACCGAATTGTGAGTTTACGGACCCCTCTTACCATCTCCCCCATTTTTATGAACTCTTTGCCCGCTGGGCCAATGAAGAGGACCGGCCCTTCTGGCAGAAGGCCGCGGCGGCAAGCAGAGAATTCCTCCCCCGATCCTGTCATCCGGTGACGGGCCTAGCGCCAGAGTATTCCTACTACGATGGGCGGCCCAATTTCTATAATGACCACGGAGATTTTTACAGTGATTCTTACCGGGTAGCGGCGAACCTGGGCCTCGATGCCCTCTGGTTTGGCAGAAAGCCCTATCAAAAAGAAATCATCGATAAGATTCACCGCTTTTTTGCAGATAAAAGGCCCGAAGAATACCGCTGGTATAGGATTGATGGGACCCCTCGGCCGGAACCGGCCCTCCATCCGGTGGGGCTTGTGGCTACCAACGCCATGGGAGCCCTGGCTACCGAAGGCCCCCTGGCTGACAAAATGGTCCGGCTTTTCTGGGACACGCCCCTCAGAACCGGCGAACGGCGCTACTACGATAACTGTCTGTACTTCTTTGCACTCCTTGCCCTGAGCGGCCGGTATCGGATTTACTGAAATTGAAACCAGCCGAAATCGAATGAAGAACCGGGAAGAAATATAAAGGAAACCTGCAGTTGCTGAGACTGCAGGGCCTCTGATGCTGCTTGTAAAGAAAAGGTAGGCTGTACCGGTTCTTCTGAAAAATCAAATTCACAAGTTCAACCTGCTCAATAGTATCCCCGGTCAATTTTTGATTTTTCAGGTTAGTTTTTGCGAATTCCTAGATGGAAAATAAAGAAAAAATTATTTGACAAAAATAAAAGTATGCTAATATACTAGTATCCATGAAAAGCACAAGCACAGTACGCATAAAAAACGATACTCATCGTTATTTTAATAGGTATTGGTCTCTGTACCTCATGCTGGTACTGCCGGTGGTATATTTCTTTGTTTTTAAGTATATACCAATGACGTACATTCAGATCGCATTTAAAAATTACAGTATTGTAAAAAGTCCCTGGGAAATGCCGTGGGCCAATAACAATGGATTTGAATATTTTATAAAGGCCTTTCAAAATAAAGATTTTCTGGATGCTTTACGGAATACCATACTTTTAAATGTTCTTGATCTGGTGATGGGGTTCCCTGCACCTATTATCCTTGCAATTATTTTAAACGAGCTTCCTTACCGGGGATTCAAGCGGTTTACCCAGACCGTTGCGTATATGCCCCACTTTTTATCCTGGGTCATCATTGCTGGTATGGCATTACAATTGCTTGCTCCTACCAATGGGCTTTTAAATATCTGGCTGCAAAAGCTTGGATTACAGCCCATACCATTTTTAAATAAGCCTGCTTATTGGGTTGCATCCTATGTCGTTTTAGGAATCTGGCAGAGTGTAGGCTGGAATACCATTATTTATCTTGCAGCAATAACCAGCATCAATCCTGAGTTATATGAGGCTGCAGCTATAGATGGGGCCAACCGGCTCCAACGTATCTGGCATGTAACCTTGCCGGGTATTCGGTCGACCATTGTTGTACTTTTAATCCTCTCCCTCGGACGTATTCTGGGCAGTGATTTTGACCGTCCCTTTGCACTGAGGAATCCCCTTGTGAAAGAGGTTTCGGATGTCATTTCTATTTTTATCTACAACTATGGTATCCGGGGACTGCAGTTCTCGTTAACAACAGCTGTTGGCTTATTCCAGTCTGTTGTCAGTGTAAGCTTCCTGCTTTTTGCTGATTATCTGGCAAAAAAATTTGGTGAGCGTGGGATTATATAGGAGTAGGTACTATGGTTGCTTCCCGAGAGTCTAAATATTTAGATGTTATTTTTGTTCTTATTTGCTTATTAGTGATTGTTGTGTGTTTTTTACCAATGGTCACCTTACTTGCCCGTTCTTTAAGTTCTGCGGAAACTCTGATCCGCAATGAGGTAACCCTCTGGCCAAAAGGGTTCAATCTGGATGCATATCGCTATGTGCTTGCTGATACCAAATATACCTGGTCCCTTGTATGGACCGCACTGCTGACTGTCAGTGGGACTATCCTCTCCCTTTTTATGACAACCCTTGCAGCGTATCCATTAACCTATGACAAGTTAAAGGGAAGGAAAATAATCAGTACCTTAATGCTTTTTACCATGTATTTTAACGCAGGCACTATTCCGATGTATCTGCTTTTAAAGGATATTGGTTTGTTAAATAAGCCCCTTGTTCTCATTGTTCCCTATTGTTTGAGCGTATTCAATATGATTCTCATGAGGAATTATTTTTACACTATCCCCGACAGCCTGAGGGAATCGGCGGAAATTGATGGGGCAAGTCCATTAAAAATTCTGACTACCATTTATCTTCCCCTTGCGGCACCGGTTATGGCCACCTTGGCATTGTTCTATGCGGTAGGCCGATGGAATGGCTTTTCTGATGCTCTCATGTTTATGAATAAGCGGGAATATTTCCCCATACAGCTTTTACTGTACAACTTAATTAATGCAGTATCCAGTCTGGAAACCTACTCGACTGAAGGTTTTACACCTCCCGGATTAAGTGAAGCCCTAAAGGCTGCGGCTATTATGTTTGCGACTGTACCAATTCTGTTTGTATATCCATGGCTTCAGAAATACTTCATTCAGGGAGTTACCCTGGGAGCAATTAAGGAATAGGAGCATTACTGTATATGTCTGTGAAAAAACTGTCCGTTGGGACAGATAAAAAATAATAAGGAGTATATGGCTATGAAAAAGGCTTTATTGATGTTTCTTGGCCTTGTGTCAGTGACTGCTCTGCTAATGGCTGGTGGTGCATCTGATAAGGGACGTGCCGGAACGCAGGCAACCGATCTGGTAAATGGTCGGTTTACTCAAACAAAGACGATAACTGTGGAGGTGTATGATCGAGGTACTGGTACACCCCCGGAGGATAATTTCTTTGCTCGGTTTATTAAGGAAGGCATGCTTAGGGATCATAATGTTAATGTAGTGTTTAAACCGGTCCCACGCTGGACTGAGGTTCAGGCATTAAACAACCTACTCGCCGCCGGTGAGGCTCCCGATATTTGTGTTACCTACGATTATCCAACTATTCAGACCTATGCTAATATGGGTGGGGTCCTCGATCTGAATCCCTATATGGAACAATTTAAACCATATCTTAAAAATCTTTGGGATCTTTTAGGAGATGCCAATATCTATTTTGATCAGGATCCTAAGACAAAACAGCTTTGGGCAATAGAAGCAATCAGAAAGCCAAATACCAAAACAACCGTATTTATTCGTGAGGACTGGCTTAAGAAACTCAAACTTCCCGAGCCCAAAACACTGGCTGAATTTGAAAAAACAATTAAGGCCTTCCGAGATAATGCAGAAAAATTGCTTGGTAAAGATAAGGATAAAATGATTCCCTTTTTGTTGACCGTAGATGTGGGTTGGTATATTAGCAATCTTGCAGAATCTTTTGTTCCTGACAAAACCTCTGATGAAACTCTATATGTTTATGGGTTTGATGATCGGCACTTGCTCTGGCCGAAATATAAAGAAGCGGTTCGAGTGGTAAATAAATGGTATAATGAAGGCCTTATCTGGAAAGATTTTCCCCTCTATCCTGTTGGTGATACTATGAGCGATAATCTCATGAAATCTGGTTATGTTGGTGCTTTTATCCAGAATTGGGATTACCCTTACCGAGATGGGGAAAAAGGAATCCATGGGAATCTACAAAAACTAGTAGGACCTGAGGCTGCATATATAGCAATAGATACCTTCAAGAACGATGCAGGCAAATATTGCAAATATCTTGGTCCTGCAGTTGATCGTAAGGTGTTTTTCCCATCTACAAATAAAGAACCCCTTGCATCCTTATTGTATCTTGAATGGATTAGTACGCTGAAGAATCGTAAATTTTTAGCTATTGGTGAATCTGGAGTGCATCATGAAGTACTCTCCGATGGAGCTGTAAAAATGAAACCCGTAGAAGGGGATAAGCGGATTAATTCGATTTACAATATCGATTATACCATCACATTAAATGGTCTTGATGTAGGAGACCCAATATTAAATGCCCGTTCCCTTGCGCTTGGTTATGGTGGTGTGGATCCCCGTTATATTGAAAGGGCTTACAAAACCCAGACCGTTGATGTCCGCATTGTTCCCGCCTTTAAGGTCGGTGAGATAAAGGCTGAACAGGGAATGGGCCCTGCGCTTTCTGAAAAGCGGAATACGCTTCTGGTAAAATCTGTTGTAGCCAAGGTAAGCGATTTTGATAAAGTATTTGATGCTGGAATGAAAGATTATCTCAGTTCCGGTGGTCAGGCAATCATTGATGAACGAAAAGCAAAACTTGATGAGTTAAAAAAAGCAAGATAACCTTTTTTGGGTACAGATGGAATTGGACTGTCTAAAAACCTAGACAGTCCAGAAGATCCCTACAAATATGTAATAAGGAAAAAATAAATATGAATATAGTATTTAGATGGTTTGGAAGAGAACATGATTCGGTATCCCTTGATAAAATCAGACAACTGCCTCATGTTACCGGTATAATAAGTACGTTATATAATAAAAAAGCCGGAGAAGTATGGACTAGATCAGAAATAAAAGAATTAAAACAAACTATAGCAAACTCTGGTTTAATATTACGAGGTATTGAAAGTGTTAATGTGCATGAATCCATCAAAGCCGGTACCCCTGAACGGGATCGATATATAGAGAATTATATTAAAACCCTTTCTGCACTCGGTGAAGAGGGGGTCCGTCTTGTGGTATATAATTTTATGCCTGTTTTTGATTGGACTCGGTTTTTATTATCAAAACCACGGGGCGATGGTACTACCGTACTCGCTTATGATGATGAAGGTATTCATAAACTTGGACCAGAGAAATTAGCTACATGGCTTCAGGATCAAACGAATGGTTTCCTGTTACCAGGTTGGGAACCTGAAAGACTATCACGAGTCAAAGAACTTATTAGTTATTATAGCACCTGTACCGAAGAGACGTTATTTACGAATCTGGGCTATTTCTTGAATGCGGTGATTCCAACCTGTGAAAAATATGATATTAAGTTAGCCCTTCATCCCGATGATCCACCTTGGCACATATTTGGTATCCCTCGTATCGTTACTCACCTCGATAATCTGAAAAAAATTATCACCCTCAATCCGAGCCCATTGAATGGGTTTACTCTCTGTACAGGATCCTTAGGTGTACATCCTCAGAATAATGTAGTTGCCATCATTGAAGCCTTATATGATCATATACATTTTGTACATGTGAGAAACTTAAAAATTACCAATACTGGTAAATTTGAAGAAACTTCACATTTGTCTTGTGATGGAGACCTGGATATATATTCAATAATGAAAACCCTCTATGATTATGGATATGATGGTGCTATGAGGCCAGATCACGGCCGAGCTATATGGGGAGAGCAATCTATCCCTGGCTATGGTCTGTATGATCAGGCTTTAGGTTCAGCCTATATGTACGGTCTTTGGGAAGCTATTTCAAAATCAAACCAAAGAAAACATGTTCTAACAGGAGTGTGAGTATGAATCGATACTCGCTGTGCTGGCTTGATTACGACAACAGCTATTGCAAAACAAAGGGATACGCTGCATTTAAGGATCAATTTGTCAGAGACTTTCGCCATATTTCTGTTGATCCGGCAGTTACCAATCCGATACTTATTAAAGAATTGTCTCAATTCATTACTGAATATTTTCATGTAACAATTCCGGCAAGTGAACAGGAAGATGAACATGCCATTATTTGTGGTATAGCCACATCATCGTTTCTTGCCAACAAATATGTTACTCAGGACGAAATCAGGCAATTAGGATCCGAATCCTTCATCATTAAGTATATTGAGGAAAAAAAGAGTATACTTCTGGTTGGCGGTTCTGAATCGGGGCTGTTGTATAGTTTGTTTACATTCATTGCTATGATCCAGAAACGGATTGATTATAAAAAAATTAATATCCATGAGTCGCCATCAAATCCGTTACGATTATTGAACCATTGGGATAATTTAGACGGTTCAGTAGAACGGGGTTATGCGGGGGCATCCCTGTTTTTCAAAAACAACCAAATCATGATAGATCATGAACGGCATCATGATTATGCGCGACTTTTAGCTTCGATTGGTATTAATGGTACCGTAATTAATAATGTGAATGTAAAAGAAAAAGCCCCGTATCTTATCACTAATGAATATTTGAACGAGCTGGCAGAACTTGCATCCATATTGAGGGCCTATAATATACGGTTGTTTCTCAGTGTCAATTTTATGAGTCCTGTTATTGTGGGTGGTCTTGATACAGCGGATCCGCTGGATACAAAGGTTCAATCCTGGTGGCAGGAACGAGTTAGCTGCATCTATGACATGATTCCTGATTTTGGCGGCTTTCTGGTAAAGGCTGATTCTGAATACAATCCTGGTCCTCACACCTATGGACGTTCTCAGGCTGATGGGGCGAATATGCTGGGCAGAGCAT harbors:
- a CDS encoding glycosyl hydrolase family 8; protein product: MQYEPSYFERIGISREEIDQRIESAWKTLFEGSENERIYFEAGSDMGYMVDTGNIDVRTEGQSYGMMMAVQMDKQDVFDRIWKWTMTYMYMAEGPNAGYFAWSCGLDGKKNSYGPAPDGEEYFALALFFASHRWGDRDAPFNYSEQARQILFHCIHKGEHEPGNPMWNPANYLIKFIPNCEFTDPSYHLPHFYELFARWANEEDRPFWQKAAAASREFLPRSCHPVTGLAPEYSYYDGRPNFYNDHGDFYSDSYRVAANLGLDALWFGRKPYQKEIIDKIHRFFADKRPEEYRWYRIDGTPRPEPALHPVGLVATNAMGALATEGPLADKMVRLFWDTPLRTGERRYYDNCLYFFALLALSGRYRIY
- a CDS encoding ABC transporter permease, which produces MKSTSTVRIKNDTHRYFNRYWSLYLMLVLPVVYFFVFKYIPMTYIQIAFKNYSIVKSPWEMPWANNNGFEYFIKAFQNKDFLDALRNTILLNVLDLVMGFPAPIILAIILNELPYRGFKRFTQTVAYMPHFLSWVIIAGMALQLLAPTNGLLNIWLQKLGLQPIPFLNKPAYWVASYVVLGIWQSVGWNTIIYLAAITSINPELYEAAAIDGANRLQRIWHVTLPGIRSTIVVLLILSLGRILGSDFDRPFALRNPLVKEVSDVISIFIYNYGIRGLQFSLTTAVGLFQSVVSVSFLLFADYLAKKFGERGII
- a CDS encoding carbohydrate ABC transporter permease, with product MVASRESKYLDVIFVLICLLVIVVCFLPMVTLLARSLSSAETLIRNEVTLWPKGFNLDAYRYVLADTKYTWSLVWTALLTVSGTILSLFMTTLAAYPLTYDKLKGRKIISTLMLFTMYFNAGTIPMYLLLKDIGLLNKPLVLIVPYCLSVFNMILMRNYFYTIPDSLRESAEIDGASPLKILTTIYLPLAAPVMATLALFYAVGRWNGFSDALMFMNKREYFPIQLLLYNLINAVSSLETYSTEGFTPPGLSEALKAAAIMFATVPILFVYPWLQKYFIQGVTLGAIKE
- a CDS encoding extracellular solute-binding protein, yielding MKKALLMFLGLVSVTALLMAGGASDKGRAGTQATDLVNGRFTQTKTITVEVYDRGTGTPPEDNFFARFIKEGMLRDHNVNVVFKPVPRWTEVQALNNLLAAGEAPDICVTYDYPTIQTYANMGGVLDLNPYMEQFKPYLKNLWDLLGDANIYFDQDPKTKQLWAIEAIRKPNTKTTVFIREDWLKKLKLPEPKTLAEFEKTIKAFRDNAEKLLGKDKDKMIPFLLTVDVGWYISNLAESFVPDKTSDETLYVYGFDDRHLLWPKYKEAVRVVNKWYNEGLIWKDFPLYPVGDTMSDNLMKSGYVGAFIQNWDYPYRDGEKGIHGNLQKLVGPEAAYIAIDTFKNDAGKYCKYLGPAVDRKVFFPSTNKEPLASLLYLEWISTLKNRKFLAIGESGVHHEVLSDGAVKMKPVEGDKRINSIYNIDYTITLNGLDVGDPILNARSLALGYGGVDPRYIERAYKTQTVDVRIVPAFKVGEIKAEQGMGPALSEKRNTLLVKSVVAKVSDFDKVFDAGMKDYLSSGGQAIIDERKAKLDELKKAR
- the uxuA gene encoding mannonate dehydratase, with translation MNIVFRWFGREHDSVSLDKIRQLPHVTGIISTLYNKKAGEVWTRSEIKELKQTIANSGLILRGIESVNVHESIKAGTPERDRYIENYIKTLSALGEEGVRLVVYNFMPVFDWTRFLLSKPRGDGTTVLAYDDEGIHKLGPEKLATWLQDQTNGFLLPGWEPERLSRVKELISYYSTCTEETLFTNLGYFLNAVIPTCEKYDIKLALHPDDPPWHIFGIPRIVTHLDNLKKIITLNPSPLNGFTLCTGSLGVHPQNNVVAIIEALYDHIHFVHVRNLKITNTGKFEETSHLSCDGDLDIYSIMKTLYDYGYDGAMRPDHGRAIWGEQSIPGYGLYDQALGSAYMYGLWEAISKSNQRKHVLTGV